Proteins co-encoded in one Medicago truncatula cultivar Jemalong A17 chromosome 8, MtrunA17r5.0-ANR, whole genome shotgun sequence genomic window:
- the LOC11436511 gene encoding auxin response factor 19 isoform X2 — MTTTLEEGPSAAIAAVASEGEDKNDGGVNSELWQACAGPLVNLPLPGTHVVYFPQGHSEQVAASLKKDGDVQVPNYSNLPSKLPCTLHSLTLHADSDTDEVYARMTLQPVSSFDMDAILRSDISLKSNKPQPEFFCKQLTASDTSTHGGFSVPRRAAEKIFPPLDFSAQPPAQELVAKDLHGNVWKFRHIYRGQPKRHLLTTGWSLFISGKRLLAGDSVLFIRDEKQQLLLGIRRANRQPTNLSSSVLSSDSMHIGILAAAAHASANNSPFTVFYNPRASPSEFVIPLAKYYRAVYSHQISPGMRFRMMFETEDSGTRRYMGTVIGVSDLDSVRWKNSQWRNLQVGWDEATAGERRSRVSIWEIEPVTAPFFICPPPFFRPKRPRQPGMPDDESFDFSNLFKNTMPWLGDDMCMKDPQAFPGMSLAQWMNIQQNPAMVSSLQPNHVPSMPASVVQNLPGSDIAHQLGFSTQQISQSNNVAFNAPGMPQMPLSTSSGLGAVMQPEQHSRQNLAYQTLPQSQVQTQLLNPQSIVQTNNILQSQQPSIQNNQLHRSLSQNPLQQFQQTIIGQNQPQNMIRPTMPDHINQQLHMSDNQVRLQLLQKLQQQQQTLLSQQSALQQPAQIIQNHDQQRQELDVTHNSRAITPRQVFEIPHTLQNSLLEANSMNHQMTDHSSQNNVQFSHPAKQQKLQHQQQQTQPGSLSKMSSHVGLPSATTANQLSASGCSIRTVATGTVPSVNTDHAPSCSTSPSTNNCVGALPPVTTSQILMSTIGDDVAQSAVTILSQSSNANVVKYAQPNYDVKPCLNISENHNPVNFYPQTCLNGAAIQTDCLDTSSSTTSVCLSQSDSRFHQTDRPVSYYPQSMFSRDNIQNVEVQADARCNVAYGNSMNGQMRMPLNLDSTVTKGTARLGKDLSNDFSSGGLLGGYENNGDAQPELSSSMVSQTWGVPDMTFNSIDSTINDSGFLDSGPWAPRPPPHQFQRIRTYTKVYKRGAVGRSIDITRYSGYDELKHDLARRFGIEGQLEDRQRVGWKLVYVDHENDVLLVGDDPWEEFVNCVRCIKILSPQEVQQMSLDGDFGNGGLPRQASSSSDGGIA, encoded by the exons ATGACTACCACGCTGGAAGAAGGTCCCTCCGCCGCCATCGCCGCCGTAGCTTCCGAAG GAGAAGACAAGAATGACGGCGGCGTAAACAGTGAGCTATGGCAAGCTTGTGCTGGTCCTCTTGTCAATCTTCCTTTACCTGGTACCCATGTCGTTTACTTCCCTCAAGGCCACTCCGAACAA gTTGCAGCATCTTTGAAGAAAGATGGGGATGTCCAAGTACCAAACTATTCCAATCTTCCCTCCAAGTTGCCTTGTACTCTTCACAGTCTCACCTTACAT GCAGATTCAGACACAGACGAAGTATATGCCCGGATGACACTTCAGCCAGTGTCTAGT TTTGACATGGATGCCATATTAAGATCAGATATTTCTCTCAAGTCGAACAAGCCACAACCTGAGTTTTTCTGCAAGCAATTGACAGCTAGTGATACGAGTACTCATGGAGGTTTCTCTGTACCCCGCCGTGCTGCAGAGAAGATTTTCCCCCCACTT GATTTCTCAGCGCAGCCTCCTGCTCAAGAACTTGTGGCAAAGGATTTGCATGGAAATGTTTGGAAGTTCCGCCATATATACCGTG GACAACCGAAACGCCACTTGCTTACAACCGGATGGAGTCTATTTATCAGTGGGAAGAGGCTTTTAGCTGGAGACTCTGTTTTATTTATACG AGATGAAAAGCAGCAGTTGCTTTTGGGTATCAGACGAGCAAACAGGCAACCGACTAATTTATCTTCCTCAGTACTGTCAAGTGATAGTATGCACATTGGAATCCTGGCTGCAGCAGCTCATGCTAGTGCAAACAATAGTCCCTTCACCGTGTTTTATAATCCTAG GGCCAGTCCCTCAGAATTTGTTATTCCATTGGCCAAGTACTACAGGGCAGTATACAGCCACCAAATATCACCTGGCATGCGCTTTAGAATGATGTTTGAAACAGAAGACTCAGGAACAAGAAG atATATGGGTACAGTTATTGGTGTTAGTGATCTGGATTCCGTGAGATGGAAAAACTCGCAGTGGCGTAATTTGCAG GTTGGTTGGGATGAAGCCACCGCTGGGGAAAGGCGGAGTAGGGTCTCAATCTGGGAAATTGAACCTGTTACTGCTCCATTTTTCATCTGTCCACCTCCATTCTTCAGACCCAAGAGACCAAGACAACCCGGAATGCCTG ACGATGAGTCATTTGATTTCAGTAACCTTTTCAAGAATACAATGCCTTGGCTTGGTGATGATATGTGTATGAAGGATCCCCAGGCTTTCCCTggcatgagcttagctcaatggATGAACATACAGCAAAATCCTGCTATGGTTAGCTCATTGCAACCAAATCATGTGCCTTCCATGCCTGCATCTGTTGTACAGAATCTTCCTGGATCCGATATTGCCCATCAATTGGGATTTTCTACTCAACAAATCTCTCAATCAAACAATGTAGCCTTCAATGCACCGGGGATGCCTCAGATGCCACTATCCACTTCTAGTGGATTGGGAGCAGTCATGCAGCCAGAACAACATTCTAGACAGAACTTGGCATATCAAACTCTACCGCAGAGTCAAGTTCAGACCCAACTTCTTAATCCCCAGAGTATTGTCCAAACGAACAATATTCTTCAATCACAACAACCATCCATTCAAAACAATCAACTCCATAGAAGTCTCTCTCAGAACCCACTGCAACAGTTTCAACAGACTATAATTGGGCAAAACCAACCGCAAAATATGATTAGGCCCACTATGCCAGATCATATTAATCAACAGTTGCATATGTCTGATAATCAGGTCCGGCTTCAGTTGTTACAGAAGCTTCAACAGCAACAACAGACACTCTTGTCTCAGCAATCTGCATTGCAGCAGCCTGCTCAGATTATTCAAAACCATGACCAGCAGAGGCAAGAATTAGACGTCACACACAACTCTAGGGCAATAACTCCCCGTCAAGTGTTTGAAATTCCTCATACGCTTCAAAACTCACTGCTCGAGGCTAATTCTATGAACCATCAGATGACAGATCATAGTAGCCAGAACAATGTTCAGTTCTCCCATCCAGCCAAGCAACAAAAgcttcaacatcaacaacagcAAACACAACCCGGCTCACTGTCTAAAATGTCTAGTCATGTTGGACTTCCTTCTGCAACTACTGCTAATCAGTTATCTGCTTCCGGTTGCAGTATACGGACTGTAGCAACTGGGACAGTGCCATCGGTAAATACTGATCATGCTCCATCTTGTTCTACTTCGCCTTCCACAAATAACTGTGTTGGTGCGCTTCCTCCAGTGACCACATCCCAGATCCTTATGAGCACAATAGGGGATGACGTTGCTCAGTCTGCTGTGACCATCTTGAGTCAAAGTTCTAATGCAAATGTGGTAAAATATGCACAGCCAAATTATGATGTTAAGCCTTGTTTAAACATTTCCGAAAATCACAACCCAGTGAATTTTTACCCTCAGACTTGCTTGAATGGTGCTGCTATCCAGACAGATTGTTTGGATACGTCGTCTTCTACAACTTCAGTTTGCCTTTCTCAGAGTGATTCACGCTTTCATCAGACTGACAGACCGGTATCTTACTATCCTCAGTCAATGTTTTCTAGAGACAACATTCAAAACGTGGAAGTTCAGGCTGATGCTAGGTGCAATGTTGCATATGGCAACAGCATGAATGGGCAAATGAGAATGCCACTGAATCTAGATTCTACGGTAACCAAAGGCACAGCAAGACTGGGCAAGGATTTGTCAAATGATTTCTCTTCGGGAGGCTTGCTCGGGGGCTATGAAAATAACGGTGATGCCCAGCCAGAACTTTCATCTTCCATGGTTTCACAAACATGGGGAGTCCCTGATATGACCTTTAATTCGATTGATTCCACTATAAATGATAGTGGTTTCTTGGATAGTGGTCCATGGGCTCCGCGGCCGCCGCCACATCAATTTCAACGGATTAGAACATATACCAAG gTATATAAACGCGGAGCTGTGGGAAGGTCCATAGACATAACAAGATATTCAGGTTACGATGAGCTTAAACATGATCTGGCTCGTAGGTTTGGTATTGAGGGACAACTAGAGGATAGACAACGAGTAGGTTGGAAACTTGTTTATGTAGATCATGAAAATGATGTTCTGCTAGTGGGAGATGACCCTTGGGA GGAGTTTGTCAATTGTGTCCGCTGTATTAAAATACTTTCTCCTCAAGAAGTTCAACAGATGAGCTTAGATGGAGATTTTGGCAATGGTGGCCTTCCAAGACAGGCCAGTAGTAGCTCTGATGGTGGGATTGCTTAA
- the LOC11436511 gene encoding auxin response factor 19 isoform X1: MTTTLEEGPSAAIAAVASEAGEDKNDGGVNSELWQACAGPLVNLPLPGTHVVYFPQGHSEQVAASLKKDGDVQVPNYSNLPSKLPCTLHSLTLHADSDTDEVYARMTLQPVSSFDMDAILRSDISLKSNKPQPEFFCKQLTASDTSTHGGFSVPRRAAEKIFPPLDFSAQPPAQELVAKDLHGNVWKFRHIYRGQPKRHLLTTGWSLFISGKRLLAGDSVLFIRDEKQQLLLGIRRANRQPTNLSSSVLSSDSMHIGILAAAAHASANNSPFTVFYNPRASPSEFVIPLAKYYRAVYSHQISPGMRFRMMFETEDSGTRRYMGTVIGVSDLDSVRWKNSQWRNLQVGWDEATAGERRSRVSIWEIEPVTAPFFICPPPFFRPKRPRQPGMPDDESFDFSNLFKNTMPWLGDDMCMKDPQAFPGMSLAQWMNIQQNPAMVSSLQPNHVPSMPASVVQNLPGSDIAHQLGFSTQQISQSNNVAFNAPGMPQMPLSTSSGLGAVMQPEQHSRQNLAYQTLPQSQVQTQLLNPQSIVQTNNILQSQQPSIQNNQLHRSLSQNPLQQFQQTIIGQNQPQNMIRPTMPDHINQQLHMSDNQVRLQLLQKLQQQQQTLLSQQSALQQPAQIIQNHDQQRQELDVTHNSRAITPRQVFEIPHTLQNSLLEANSMNHQMTDHSSQNNVQFSHPAKQQKLQHQQQQTQPGSLSKMSSHVGLPSATTANQLSASGCSIRTVATGTVPSVNTDHAPSCSTSPSTNNCVGALPPVTTSQILMSTIGDDVAQSAVTILSQSSNANVVKYAQPNYDVKPCLNISENHNPVNFYPQTCLNGAAIQTDCLDTSSSTTSVCLSQSDSRFHQTDRPVSYYPQSMFSRDNIQNVEVQADARCNVAYGNSMNGQMRMPLNLDSTVTKGTARLGKDLSNDFSSGGLLGGYENNGDAQPELSSSMVSQTWGVPDMTFNSIDSTINDSGFLDSGPWAPRPPPHQFQRIRTYTKVYKRGAVGRSIDITRYSGYDELKHDLARRFGIEGQLEDRQRVGWKLVYVDHENDVLLVGDDPWEEFVNCVRCIKILSPQEVQQMSLDGDFGNGGLPRQASSSSDGGIA, encoded by the exons ATGACTACCACGCTGGAAGAAGGTCCCTCCGCCGCCATCGCCGCCGTAGCTTCCGAAG CAGGAGAAGACAAGAATGACGGCGGCGTAAACAGTGAGCTATGGCAAGCTTGTGCTGGTCCTCTTGTCAATCTTCCTTTACCTGGTACCCATGTCGTTTACTTCCCTCAAGGCCACTCCGAACAA gTTGCAGCATCTTTGAAGAAAGATGGGGATGTCCAAGTACCAAACTATTCCAATCTTCCCTCCAAGTTGCCTTGTACTCTTCACAGTCTCACCTTACAT GCAGATTCAGACACAGACGAAGTATATGCCCGGATGACACTTCAGCCAGTGTCTAGT TTTGACATGGATGCCATATTAAGATCAGATATTTCTCTCAAGTCGAACAAGCCACAACCTGAGTTTTTCTGCAAGCAATTGACAGCTAGTGATACGAGTACTCATGGAGGTTTCTCTGTACCCCGCCGTGCTGCAGAGAAGATTTTCCCCCCACTT GATTTCTCAGCGCAGCCTCCTGCTCAAGAACTTGTGGCAAAGGATTTGCATGGAAATGTTTGGAAGTTCCGCCATATATACCGTG GACAACCGAAACGCCACTTGCTTACAACCGGATGGAGTCTATTTATCAGTGGGAAGAGGCTTTTAGCTGGAGACTCTGTTTTATTTATACG AGATGAAAAGCAGCAGTTGCTTTTGGGTATCAGACGAGCAAACAGGCAACCGACTAATTTATCTTCCTCAGTACTGTCAAGTGATAGTATGCACATTGGAATCCTGGCTGCAGCAGCTCATGCTAGTGCAAACAATAGTCCCTTCACCGTGTTTTATAATCCTAG GGCCAGTCCCTCAGAATTTGTTATTCCATTGGCCAAGTACTACAGGGCAGTATACAGCCACCAAATATCACCTGGCATGCGCTTTAGAATGATGTTTGAAACAGAAGACTCAGGAACAAGAAG atATATGGGTACAGTTATTGGTGTTAGTGATCTGGATTCCGTGAGATGGAAAAACTCGCAGTGGCGTAATTTGCAG GTTGGTTGGGATGAAGCCACCGCTGGGGAAAGGCGGAGTAGGGTCTCAATCTGGGAAATTGAACCTGTTACTGCTCCATTTTTCATCTGTCCACCTCCATTCTTCAGACCCAAGAGACCAAGACAACCCGGAATGCCTG ACGATGAGTCATTTGATTTCAGTAACCTTTTCAAGAATACAATGCCTTGGCTTGGTGATGATATGTGTATGAAGGATCCCCAGGCTTTCCCTggcatgagcttagctcaatggATGAACATACAGCAAAATCCTGCTATGGTTAGCTCATTGCAACCAAATCATGTGCCTTCCATGCCTGCATCTGTTGTACAGAATCTTCCTGGATCCGATATTGCCCATCAATTGGGATTTTCTACTCAACAAATCTCTCAATCAAACAATGTAGCCTTCAATGCACCGGGGATGCCTCAGATGCCACTATCCACTTCTAGTGGATTGGGAGCAGTCATGCAGCCAGAACAACATTCTAGACAGAACTTGGCATATCAAACTCTACCGCAGAGTCAAGTTCAGACCCAACTTCTTAATCCCCAGAGTATTGTCCAAACGAACAATATTCTTCAATCACAACAACCATCCATTCAAAACAATCAACTCCATAGAAGTCTCTCTCAGAACCCACTGCAACAGTTTCAACAGACTATAATTGGGCAAAACCAACCGCAAAATATGATTAGGCCCACTATGCCAGATCATATTAATCAACAGTTGCATATGTCTGATAATCAGGTCCGGCTTCAGTTGTTACAGAAGCTTCAACAGCAACAACAGACACTCTTGTCTCAGCAATCTGCATTGCAGCAGCCTGCTCAGATTATTCAAAACCATGACCAGCAGAGGCAAGAATTAGACGTCACACACAACTCTAGGGCAATAACTCCCCGTCAAGTGTTTGAAATTCCTCATACGCTTCAAAACTCACTGCTCGAGGCTAATTCTATGAACCATCAGATGACAGATCATAGTAGCCAGAACAATGTTCAGTTCTCCCATCCAGCCAAGCAACAAAAgcttcaacatcaacaacagcAAACACAACCCGGCTCACTGTCTAAAATGTCTAGTCATGTTGGACTTCCTTCTGCAACTACTGCTAATCAGTTATCTGCTTCCGGTTGCAGTATACGGACTGTAGCAACTGGGACAGTGCCATCGGTAAATACTGATCATGCTCCATCTTGTTCTACTTCGCCTTCCACAAATAACTGTGTTGGTGCGCTTCCTCCAGTGACCACATCCCAGATCCTTATGAGCACAATAGGGGATGACGTTGCTCAGTCTGCTGTGACCATCTTGAGTCAAAGTTCTAATGCAAATGTGGTAAAATATGCACAGCCAAATTATGATGTTAAGCCTTGTTTAAACATTTCCGAAAATCACAACCCAGTGAATTTTTACCCTCAGACTTGCTTGAATGGTGCTGCTATCCAGACAGATTGTTTGGATACGTCGTCTTCTACAACTTCAGTTTGCCTTTCTCAGAGTGATTCACGCTTTCATCAGACTGACAGACCGGTATCTTACTATCCTCAGTCAATGTTTTCTAGAGACAACATTCAAAACGTGGAAGTTCAGGCTGATGCTAGGTGCAATGTTGCATATGGCAACAGCATGAATGGGCAAATGAGAATGCCACTGAATCTAGATTCTACGGTAACCAAAGGCACAGCAAGACTGGGCAAGGATTTGTCAAATGATTTCTCTTCGGGAGGCTTGCTCGGGGGCTATGAAAATAACGGTGATGCCCAGCCAGAACTTTCATCTTCCATGGTTTCACAAACATGGGGAGTCCCTGATATGACCTTTAATTCGATTGATTCCACTATAAATGATAGTGGTTTCTTGGATAGTGGTCCATGGGCTCCGCGGCCGCCGCCACATCAATTTCAACGGATTAGAACATATACCAAG gTATATAAACGCGGAGCTGTGGGAAGGTCCATAGACATAACAAGATATTCAGGTTACGATGAGCTTAAACATGATCTGGCTCGTAGGTTTGGTATTGAGGGACAACTAGAGGATAGACAACGAGTAGGTTGGAAACTTGTTTATGTAGATCATGAAAATGATGTTCTGCTAGTGGGAGATGACCCTTGGGA GGAGTTTGTCAATTGTGTCCGCTGTATTAAAATACTTTCTCCTCAAGAAGTTCAACAGATGAGCTTAGATGGAGATTTTGGCAATGGTGGCCTTCCAAGACAGGCCAGTAGTAGCTCTGATGGTGGGATTGCTTAA